The DNA window TGTCGTCGAACACCACGTATCCGCCGATGGCGGCCGTGGCCTCTCGCTCGGATGCGTCGCGAACGGGCCGAGTGACGACGGCCCCGAATTCGAGCTCGAAATCCAGTGCGCGGCTGTACGAAGGCCACTCGACCGGAGTGCCGTCGGCGACAATCGTGAGGTGGTTGCCCGTGTAGTAGACCGGGTGATCCTTGAATCCGGGGCCTGGACGGAGCGCCGGAAACGTTGTGCCAGTAACCGCTTCGTATCCACGAATGAAAGGGACGGCTTTGGGGAGGTTGCGGCGAACCAGGTTGTGCGCAGCGCGATCCCAGTGTGCTTCCCAGCCGAGGAAGCAGCGAAGCGACGCCGGAACGACTGGAAGTGTCGCTGCCGGTCGGTCGATCACCGCCACGCCTTCGGCCACCGCACGATGTACCACGACGGTCGCGGCGTCGCGCGCACGTTCGCCGGCATCGAGAAAGCCGAGCATCGTGCGGGTGAGCGGACGCAATGTGTCGTCGGTACCCAATGTCGTGACAGCGGCATCGAGATCGACCCACAACCGTGACTCCGGCGCATACACGGCGACACGATCTGTCGAGTCGGCATCGATCAAACGTCGTAACCGCACTGTGGAATCCGATCTGCAGGATAGTGCTCAACAAATGTTGAGCAGCCAGTAGTGTAAACGACACGACGGTTGCAGTGTCAAGACCCGACCGGGCGAGCGCCACGTCGACAACGGTCAGCTTGGAGGTCTGAGATCGCCTGTACTCGAGTGACTGCGCACCAGTAGCAAGCAGAGAGAGTCCTGACAGCAAGCAGCTGTAACCGT is part of the Rhodococcus sovatensis genome and encodes:
- a CDS encoding fumarylacetoacetate hydrolase family protein, encoding MIDADSTDRVAVYAPESRLWVDLDAAVTTLGTDDTLRPLTRTMLGFLDAGERARDAATVVVHRAVAEGVAVIDRPAATLPVVPASLRCFLGWEAHWDRAAHNLVRRNLPKAVPFIRGYEAVTGTTFPALRPGPGFKDHPVYYTGNHLTIVADGTPVEWPSYSRALDFELEFGAVVTRPVRDASEREATAAIGGYVVFDDISARDTQWEEQRRTPFGPVVKTKTFASSMGADIVTADEIEPRLESLTATVTVNDELWSTTGTAGMRYSVGESLAYACRDENIYPGELLTSGTLPRGCGLELERWIAPGDRVELTIECIGSLVNTIGTR